From a region of the Campylobacter sp. genome:
- the tcmP gene encoding three-Cys-motif partner protein TcmP: protein MAKDMHNKVWDEATLTKLEVFKELVFEWLNIVLKAMEKFENNKEISIYDLCCGCGYDLEKNEGSPLKIIRTLVARKKFNKNLKINIYFNDKDENKIDRLKKIIENNNFDKILLNKNIFINYSSCDISKYKINKKAYFNLIFLDQYGIEYSQKIDEFMSRGTDILMFISSANIKRFKNMDSFKKYLGSKISTVSFEGMTNYETHKAVAMYFKKMYPKYHIGHFSLVKDNKNTNGLIFFSEHRKGQEKFLEAAWRVDPENGEGNKNLHKDFYKQKDSLFFDEKFPTSKMENYKQDLLEFLKDYKSNTEIKNFSLDMGFLTKHTNKILKDLEANKEIERIGGKEKAFYLNEKEEKIKIRLKR, encoded by the coding sequence ATGGCTAAAGATATGCATAATAAAGTATGGGATGAAGCAACCTTAACAAAACTTGAAGTATTCAAAGAGTTAGTTTTCGAATGGCTGAATATAGTTTTGAAGGCAATGGAAAAATTTGAAAATAACAAAGAAATATCCATATATGATTTGTGCTGTGGCTGCGGTTATGACCTAGAAAAAAATGAGGGCTCGCCGTTAAAAATAATAAGAACGCTTGTTGCGAGAAAAAAATTTAATAAAAATTTGAAGATAAATATTTATTTTAATGATAAGGATGAAAATAAAATAGATAGGCTTAAAAAAATCATAGAGAATAATAATTTTGATAAAATATTATTGAATAAAAATATTTTTATAAACTATTCATCATGTGATATTTCTAAATATAAAATAAATAAAAAAGCATATTTTAATTTGATATTTTTGGATCAGTACGGTATTGAATATTCGCAAAAAATTGATGAATTTATGAGTAGAGGAACCGACATCCTAATGTTCATATCATCTGCCAATATAAAAAGATTTAAAAATATGGATTCTTTCAAGAAATATTTAGGCAGCAAAATAAGTACAGTTAGTTTTGAAGGAATGACAAACTATGAAACTCATAAAGCGGTGGCTATGTATTTTAAAAAGATGTATCCAAAATACCATATAGGGCATTTTTCATTAGTAAAGGACAATAAAAATACTAATGGACTAATATTTTTTTCCGAACACAGAAAAGGACAGGAGAAATTCCTTGAAGCCGCCTGGAGAGTTGACCCGGAAAATGGCGAAGGTAATAAAAATTTACATAAAGATTTTTATAAACAAAAGGACTCTTTATTTTTTGATGAAAAATTTCCTACTTCAAAAATGGAAAACTATAAACAAGACTTATTAGAATTTTTAAAAGACTATAAAAGCAATACGGAGATTAAAAATTTTAGTTTAGATATGGGTTTTTTAACAAAACATACCAATAAGATACTAAAAGACTTGGAAGCAAATAAAGAAATAGAAAGAATTGGTGGCAAAGAAAAAGCGTTTTACTTAAATGAAAAAGAAGAAAAAATCAAGATAAGGCTTAAGCGATGA
- a CDS encoding fumarate reductase iron-sulfur subunit, with product MSRKITIKAFKYNPLSKISKPHFATYEIEETDGMTLFIALNVIREKFDPELSFDFVCRAGICGSCGMLVNGKPQLACRTLTKDYPDGVIELMPLPVFKLLKDLSVDTGNWMNAMSKRVESWIHTDHETDISKLEEKVEPEVAQEVFELDRCIECGICVAACGVAIMRKDYIGAVGINRVARFQIDALDKRSDEDFYELIGDDDGVFGCMTLLGCEDHCPKHLPLQSKIAYVRRKLAAQGKCGCGK from the coding sequence ATGAGTAGAAAAATAACAATAAAGGCATTTAAGTATAATCCGTTAAGCAAAATTTCAAAGCCACACTTCGCTACTTACGAGATCGAAGAGACCGACGGAATGACGCTGTTTATCGCGCTTAATGTGATTCGTGAGAAATTTGATCCCGAGCTAAGCTTCGACTTCGTTTGCCGCGCCGGTATCTGCGGTAGCTGCGGTATGCTCGTAAACGGCAAGCCGCAGCTTGCGTGCCGTACGCTTACTAAGGATTATCCGGACGGCGTGATCGAGCTTATGCCGCTTCCGGTTTTCAAGCTGCTAAAAGACCTCAGCGTTGATACGGGCAACTGGATGAACGCGATGAGCAAACGCGTAGAGAGTTGGATCCACACCGATCACGAAACCGATATCTCCAAGCTTGAGGAGAAGGTCGAGCCTGAGGTCGCGCAGGAGGTTTTCGAGCTGGATCGCTGCATCGAGTGCGGTATCTGCGTAGCTGCATGCGGCGTAGCAATAATGCGAAAAGACTACATCGGCGCCGTCGGTATCAACCGCGTGGCACGCTTTCAGATCGATGCGCTGGATAAACGCAGCGACGAGGATTTTTACGAGCTAATCGGCGATGATGACGGAGTATTCGGCTGTATGACGCTGCTAGGCTGCGAAGACCACTGCCCTAAGCACCTTCCGCTTCAAAGCAAAATCGCATATGTTCGCCGCAAGCTTGCCGCTCAGGGCAAGTGCGGCTGCGGCAAATAA
- a CDS encoding cation-translocating P-type ATPase gives MSSKITLNIVGMSCVNCSNAIERVIRKIEGVQDAHVNFANGSGEFVLADPALEETLKAKIKKLGYDIAVDYEDLERKKRRNLKAALFRLILALILAAAVMAVEMSGFLSFVPKALLCAAMACVSLFYCGKNFFYHAYGSLKNRSFDMNVLVAMGSFFAFAYSLTAAAWVYTHGAQNEFTNLYFSSASMIIAFISLGKYLEERSKMKANDYIKGLIDLSPKTALLIKDDGTIAEVRAEALKPGDKVLVKNGSRIPCDGLIVEGGAQIDTSLISGESLAVYKSVGDEVNAGCVSTDGVIYVKVTKFSHQTLLAEIKNLLNEAGNKKMPIARFADKISNIFVPAVILIALVSFIAWMALDGRLSYAASAAICVLIISCPCALGLATPIAIVCAISNAAKAGILIKNPEILEILKGADVAVFDKTGTLSKGEISVSFSDLSAQDLYALASAQKLSEHPISKAIVKFAELKFGEISKLNGEFESIAGKGIVAKNPTGEILCGSAGFLRERGVDAGIEVEAEELLDKGFGVVYCAIGGSYAGFIAFSDEIRAEARSVVQTLQKSGVKTVMLTGDNAKTANFVARSLGIDEVRSGVLPSGKYEFIKSLTDEGKRVLFVGDGVNDAPSLKAASIGVAMNGGSDVAKGAGDVIFIKNDLASVPYLFRLSKAAMRTIKQNLFWALFYNAVCIPIAAGALYPALGVLLKPMYGAAAMCFSSVTVVLNSIRLKFAKF, from the coding sequence ATGTCAAGTAAAATCACTCTAAATATCGTCGGGATGAGCTGCGTAAACTGCTCCAATGCGATCGAGCGGGTAATTCGCAAGATCGAGGGGGTGCAGGACGCGCACGTAAATTTCGCAAACGGCAGCGGCGAGTTCGTACTTGCTGATCCGGCGCTTGAGGAGACGCTAAAAGCCAAGATCAAAAAGCTGGGCTACGACATCGCCGTCGATTACGAGGATCTGGAGCGCAAAAAGCGGCGCAACCTCAAAGCGGCGCTATTTAGGCTGATCCTCGCTCTTATTTTAGCCGCGGCGGTAATGGCGGTGGAGATGAGCGGGTTTTTGAGCTTCGTTCCAAAGGCGCTACTTTGCGCGGCGATGGCATGCGTGAGCCTATTTTACTGCGGCAAGAACTTCTTTTATCACGCTTACGGCTCGCTGAAAAACAGAAGCTTCGATATGAACGTGCTCGTGGCGATGGGAAGCTTTTTTGCGTTTGCTTATTCGCTAACGGCCGCGGCGTGGGTCTATACGCACGGCGCGCAGAACGAATTTACCAATCTTTATTTCTCGTCCGCCTCGATGATAATCGCCTTTATTTCGCTCGGCAAATACCTTGAAGAGCGCAGCAAGATGAAGGCGAACGACTACATCAAGGGTCTAATCGATTTAAGCCCTAAAACCGCGCTTTTGATCAAAGACGACGGCACGATAGCCGAAGTGCGCGCAGAAGCGCTAAAGCCGGGCGATAAAGTGCTCGTAAAAAACGGCTCGCGCATCCCTTGCGACGGGCTTATCGTAGAAGGCGGCGCGCAGATCGACACTTCGCTCATCAGCGGCGAGAGCTTGGCGGTTTATAAAAGCGTGGGAGATGAGGTAAATGCAGGCTGCGTCAGCACCGACGGCGTCATCTACGTGAAGGTGACGAAATTTTCGCATCAGACGCTGCTTGCCGAGATTAAAAATCTGCTAAACGAGGCGGGCAACAAAAAGATGCCGATCGCGCGCTTTGCCGATAAAATTTCAAATATCTTCGTGCCCGCGGTGATTTTGATCGCGCTTGTTAGCTTTATAGCGTGGATGGCGCTTGACGGGCGGCTTTCATACGCTGCATCCGCCGCTATCTGCGTGCTTATCATCTCCTGCCCGTGCGCGCTAGGGCTTGCGACGCCGATCGCTATCGTTTGCGCGATCTCAAACGCCGCAAAGGCTGGAATTTTAATCAAAAATCCCGAAATTTTAGAAATTTTAAAAGGCGCCGACGTCGCGGTTTTTGATAAAACAGGCACGCTTAGCAAGGGCGAAATTTCGGTAAGCTTCAGCGATCTGAGCGCCCAGGATCTCTACGCTTTAGCAAGTGCCCAAAAGCTTAGCGAACATCCGATCTCAAAGGCGATCGTAAAATTTGCCGAGCTGAAATTCGGCGAAATTTCTAAGCTTAACGGCGAGTTCGAAAGCATCGCGGGAAAAGGTATCGTCGCTAAAAATCCCACCGGCGAAATTCTTTGCGGCAGCGCGGGCTTTCTGCGCGAGCGCGGCGTAGATGCGGGCATCGAAGTAGAAGCGGAGGAGCTTTTAGACAAGGGCTTCGGCGTCGTTTACTGCGCGATAGGCGGCTCGTACGCGGGTTTTATCGCATTTAGCGACGAGATCAGAGCCGAAGCGCGCAGCGTCGTGCAGACGCTACAAAAAAGCGGCGTAAAAACCGTCATGCTAACGGGCGATAACGCCAAAACGGCAAATTTTGTCGCTCGCAGCCTTGGCATCGACGAGGTAAGAAGCGGAGTGCTTCCAAGCGGCAAATATGAGTTCATCAAATCCTTGACCGATGAGGGCAAACGGGTGCTTTTCGTGGGCGACGGCGTTAATGACGCACCGAGCTTAAAAGCCGCCAGTATCGGCGTCGCGATGAACGGCGGCAGCGACGTAGCCAAGGGCGCGGGCGACGTGATTTTTATAAAAAATGACCTTGCAAGCGTGCCGTATCTATTCCGCTTATCGAAAGCTGCCATGCGGACGATCAAGCAAAACCTCTTCTGGGCGCTGTTTTACAACGCTGTATGCATCCCGATCGCAGCAGGCGCGCTATATCCGGCGCTCGGCGTGCTTTTAAAGCCGATGTACGGCGCTGCGGCGATGTGCTTTAGCTCCGTAACGGTCGTGCTAAATTCCATCAGATTGAAATTTGCTAAATTTTAA
- a CDS encoding YebC/PmpR family DNA-binding transcriptional regulator: protein MGRAFEYRRASKEARWGKMSKLFPKLGKAITMAAKEGGEDPLMNSKLRAAIATAKAQNMPKDNIDAAIKRASGKDSADIKTIFYDGKAPHGALLIIECATDNPTRTVANVKSILNKAKGEFLPSGSLKFMFSHKAVFETKLPSRDIEELELELIDFGLSELKINEFENDKGELEKTLLIYGEYESFGTLNESIEKIGLEIISASLKFVANEKHEFSDDQLGDIDALLERLEDDDDVQAVYTNIA, encoded by the coding sequence ATGGGACGAGCTTTTGAATACAGACGCGCTTCAAAAGAAGCTAGATGGGGGAAGATGAGCAAACTTTTCCCAAAACTGGGCAAGGCCATAACGATGGCTGCGAAAGAGGGCGGCGAAGATCCGCTGATGAACTCCAAACTGCGCGCCGCGATCGCCACGGCAAAGGCGCAAAATATGCCCAAAGACAACATCGACGCGGCTATCAAGCGCGCTAGCGGCAAGGATAGCGCCGATATCAAAACGATCTTTTACGACGGCAAGGCGCCCCACGGCGCACTTCTCATAATCGAATGCGCCACCGACAACCCGACCCGCACCGTCGCGAACGTAAAGTCGATTTTAAATAAAGCCAAGGGCGAGTTTTTGCCGAGCGGCAGTTTGAAATTTATGTTTTCGCACAAGGCCGTTTTTGAGACCAAGCTACCGAGCCGTGACATCGAGGAGCTGGAGCTTGAGCTCATCGACTTCGGTCTTAGCGAGCTTAAGATCAATGAGTTTGAAAACGACAAGGGAGAGCTCGAAAAGACGCTTCTAATCTACGGCGAATACGAAAGTTTCGGCACTCTAAACGAAAGTATCGAAAAGATAGGGCTTGAGATCATCAGCGCAAGTTTAAAATTCGTCGCCAACGAAAAGCACGAATTTAGCGATGATCAGCTGGGCGACATCGATGCACTGCTCGAGCGGCTAGAGGACGACGACGACGTGCAGGCAGTTTACACCAACATCGCATAG
- a CDS encoding ankyrin repeat domain-containing protein: MQFEVAMRKILMGSFVFCGTLFGASCEQMLSDPRGFFSKEPADEELLQSDFGCKGSLAGAEFLQNLKSAASEIRDENIDCVGNEALLNEKRLERTLAFAGMDGEGFLSYAKEKNYAQISEKSLEALEFYSERKIGNFIAYGNFMGEIPAAREALRDYFAAKFNKNDADELTSAVIAEFIAYAAKDRKAGDYGELELALKGGVGADEFRALLFSKDFAIYELDNALDLALLLGYDERFSGALIERGAQVNAGEENSLFYAMNNVQSAKFMISKGALVGYKNSLGQTPIFFAAAAKNYELVKLLIYSHASVNVRQIGSAEAQALASLGERSDGCERSGAGKTLLMFAAQKSTKQIVELLVKSGANEKAVDEAGLNALDYALVGGEVATQSYLRSLGLSPTQASDDFTSDPQDAPEREN, translated from the coding sequence ATGCAATTCGAGGTAGCGATGCGAAAAATTCTAATGGGTTCGTTTGTTTTTTGCGGCACACTTTTTGGCGCTTCTTGTGAGCAGATGCTAAGCGATCCGCGCGGCTTTTTTAGTAAGGAGCCTGCGGACGAAGAGCTGCTGCAAAGCGATTTTGGCTGTAAAGGCTCACTAGCTGGCGCAGAATTTTTGCAAAATTTAAAAAGCGCGGCTTCTGAGATCAGGGACGAAAATATCGATTGTGTCGGTAACGAAGCCTTGTTGAACGAAAAAAGGCTTGAGCGAACCTTGGCATTTGCGGGGATGGATGGCGAGGGCTTTTTGAGCTATGCCAAAGAGAAAAACTACGCACAAATCAGTGAAAAATCGCTTGAAGCCTTAGAATTTTACTCCGAGCGCAAGATTGGAAATTTCATCGCTTATGGCAATTTTATGGGCGAGATCCCGGCAGCCAGGGAGGCGCTAAGAGATTATTTCGCCGCCAAATTTAACAAAAACGACGCCGATGAGCTGACAAGCGCCGTGATAGCGGAATTTATCGCATATGCTGCAAAGGATCGCAAGGCGGGAGATTACGGTGAGCTTGAGCTGGCGTTAAAAGGCGGAGTAGGTGCAGATGAGTTTCGTGCGCTACTTTTTAGCAAGGATTTTGCAATTTACGAGCTTGATAATGCCCTGGATTTGGCACTTTTGCTAGGATATGACGAGCGCTTTAGCGGCGCTTTGATCGAGCGAGGCGCGCAGGTGAATGCTGGCGAGGAAAACTCGCTATTTTACGCGATGAATAATGTTCAAAGCGCTAAATTTATGATCTCTAAAGGTGCCTTGGTTGGCTATAAAAACTCGCTTGGGCAAACTCCGATATTTTTCGCCGCCGCAGCAAAAAATTATGAGCTCGTAAAGTTGCTAATCTACTCGCACGCTAGCGTAAATGTCCGTCAGATTGGCAGCGCCGAAGCCCAGGCTTTGGCATCGCTAGGCGAGCGTAGCGACGGCTGTGAGCGTTCGGGCGCGGGCAAGACACTGCTGATGTTTGCGGCGCAAAAAAGTACCAAGCAGATCGTTGAATTGCTCGTAAAATCGGGCGCAAACGAAAAAGCAGTCGACGAGGCGGGGCTAAATGCGCTAGACTACGCGCTTGTGGGTGGCGAAGTAGCTACGCAGAGCTATTTGCGCTCGCTTGGATTAAGTCCTACGCAAGCAAGCGATGATTTTACGAGCGATCCGCAAGATGCACCTGAGCGTGAGAATTAG
- the rarD gene encoding EamA family transporter RarD — MEENRTKGLMLAFATFFMWGVFPIFFKLIKDVDAVQILAHRVVWSFVLLLVFLCFTHRLKNVARLLNTPKIALTLLCTGLLISTNWGIYIYAVNSDQILATSLGYFINPLFSVLLGALFLHERLSAAAKLSLLLAFAAIGVQIYALGRLPIISLVLPLSFAFYGLIRKKVSVPSFEGLFCETTLMLLPALAFLIYCALKGSGAFGFSTSGALLFASGLITILPLLTFAISTQYLPLSTIGFMQYISPSMSMLIAVFIYGEELETYKILSFSLIWFGLAIVGLDGLRRKNG; from the coding sequence ATGGAAGAAAACCGCACGAAAGGGCTAATGCTTGCATTTGCGACATTTTTTATGTGGGGTGTCTTCCCGATATTTTTCAAGCTCATAAAGGACGTGGACGCGGTGCAAATTTTAGCGCATCGCGTCGTTTGGTCCTTCGTGCTGCTGCTCGTTTTTCTCTGCTTTACGCACCGCTTAAAAAACGTCGCGCGGCTTCTTAACACCCCCAAAATCGCTCTCACGCTGCTTTGTACGGGACTACTTATCAGCACGAACTGGGGTATTTATATCTACGCGGTGAATTCCGATCAAATTTTAGCCACGAGTCTCGGATATTTTATAAATCCGCTATTTTCGGTGCTTTTGGGCGCTTTGTTTCTGCACGAACGGCTAAGCGCGGCGGCTAAGCTTTCCCTGCTGCTAGCCTTTGCGGCTATCGGCGTGCAAATTTACGCTCTGGGCAGGCTTCCTATAATCTCGCTCGTGCTACCGCTTAGCTTTGCATTTTACGGGCTCATACGCAAAAAAGTAAGCGTGCCTAGCTTTGAGGGGCTGTTTTGCGAGACGACGCTGATGCTGCTGCCCGCGCTTGCGTTTCTGATCTACTGCGCGCTGAAAGGAAGCGGCGCCTTCGGCTTTAGCACAAGCGGCGCGCTGCTATTTGCAAGCGGGCTAATTACGATTTTACCGCTGCTTACCTTCGCCATAAGCACGCAGTATCTGCCGCTATCTACGATCGGCTTTATGCAATACATCAGCCCCAGCATGAGTATGCTGATCGCGGTGTTTATTTACGGCGAGGAGCTTGAGACTTACAAAATTTTGAGCTTTTCGCTAATTTGGTTCGGGCTCGCGATCGTGGGCCTAGACGGCTTAAGGAGAAAAAATGGCTAA
- the acpS gene encoding holo-ACP synthase yields the protein MIKIGTDITAVRRIAALRAKYGAKFLKRILKKSERSSALRDESIAGVYAAKEALSKALGTGIGAEFGFKDAKIYKDALGAPHLKIRKKIRKKFHIKSASLSITHDANVAIAVVALKLNKQRSK from the coding sequence GTGATAAAGATCGGCACGGACATAACCGCGGTACGCAGGATCGCGGCGCTGCGCGCAAAATACGGCGCGAAATTTCTAAAGCGAATTTTGAAAAAATCCGAGCGCTCCTCGGCACTGCGCGACGAAAGTATCGCGGGCGTCTATGCCGCCAAAGAGGCGCTTAGCAAAGCTCTAGGCACCGGCATCGGCGCAGAGTTCGGCTTCAAAGATGCTAAAATTTACAAAGACGCTCTGGGCGCGCCGCATCTAAAAATACGTAAAAAAATCCGTAAAAAATTTCATATCAAATCCGCAAGCCTTAGCATCACGCATGACGCAAACGTCGCAATCGCCGTAGTCGCACTAAAACTCAATAAGCAGCGCTCAAAGTAA
- a CDS encoding heavy-metal-associated domain-containing protein translates to MALKQSVKFKAQNIHCENCARTIKNALKDDFGEIEVDVASGVVSLSLDPRDEAKFKEEMDDLGFSVAEKLA, encoded by the coding sequence ATGGCTTTGAAACAAAGCGTAAAATTTAAGGCGCAAAATATCCACTGCGAAAATTGCGCGAGGACGATCAAAAACGCGCTTAAGGACGATTTCGGCGAGATCGAGGTGGACGTGGCAAGCGGAGTGGTGAGTTTAAGCTTAGATCCGCGCGACGAGGCTAAATTTAAAGAGGAGATGGACGATTTGGGCTTTAGCGTCGCAGAAAAGCTAGCCTAA
- a CDS encoding class II 3-deoxy-7-phosphoheptulonate synthase has translation MSWSRTSWKDYKILQQPIYQDESAVQAAKERLYKLPPLIFAGEVRNLKAELARASEGKSFLLQGGDCAESFNDFSANNIRDMFKVMLQMAIILTFAAGCPVVKVGRIAGQFAKPRSSDFEEVGGVSLPSYRGDIINGFEFNEAARKPDPARMIEAYHQSASTLNLLRAFSRGGLANLHEVHKWNLGFLKKGELEAKFNELSDEISRTLKFMEACGLSAANSPSLAETVLYTSHEALLLHYEECLTRIDSTSGDWYDCSAHMLWIGERTRGADDAHVHFLSGIKNPLGVKIGPSGTADEILRLCDKLNPQNEAGRLNVIIRMGADKIGARLPQILRELKREGRAILYSIDPMHGNTVKTANGYKTREFSKILSEVQSFFEIHAAEGTHAGGIHLEMTGQNVTECTGGSFNVTQETLKQRYETQCDPRLNADQALELAFLLADNLKKAD, from the coding sequence ATGAGCTGGAGTAGGACATCGTGGAAAGATTATAAAATTTTACAGCAGCCGATTTATCAGGATGAAAGTGCGGTGCAGGCCGCTAAAGAGCGCCTTTACAAGCTGCCGCCGTTAATTTTTGCGGGCGAGGTTCGCAACCTAAAAGCCGAGCTTGCGCGCGCTAGCGAGGGCAAGTCGTTTTTGCTTCAAGGCGGCGATTGCGCTGAGAGCTTTAATGATTTTAGCGCGAATAATATCCGCGATATGTTTAAGGTAATGCTTCAGATGGCGATTATTCTTACCTTCGCGGCGGGCTGCCCCGTCGTCAAGGTAGGTCGCATCGCAGGGCAGTTCGCAAAGCCGCGCAGCAGCGACTTCGAGGAGGTTGGCGGCGTGAGCTTGCCTAGCTACCGCGGCGACATAATCAACGGCTTTGAGTTTAACGAAGCGGCGCGCAAGCCGGATCCTGCGCGCATGATCGAGGCGTATCATCAAAGTGCTTCGACGCTGAATCTGCTGCGCGCCTTTTCTCGCGGCGGTCTTGCGAACCTGCACGAGGTGCATAAGTGGAATTTGGGCTTTTTGAAAAAAGGCGAGCTGGAGGCTAAATTTAACGAGCTGAGCGATGAAATTTCGCGCACTCTTAAATTTATGGAGGCGTGCGGACTGAGCGCCGCGAATTCTCCGAGCCTTGCCGAGACGGTGCTTTACACCTCGCACGAAGCGCTGCTGCTGCACTACGAGGAGTGTCTGACGCGCATCGACAGCACCAGCGGCGATTGGTACGACTGCTCGGCGCACATGCTTTGGATCGGCGAGCGCACGCGCGGCGCGGACGATGCGCACGTGCATTTTTTAAGCGGTATCAAAAACCCTCTCGGCGTCAAGATCGGCCCTAGCGGCACCGCGGATGAAATTTTGCGTCTTTGCGACAAGCTCAATCCGCAAAACGAAGCAGGCAGGCTAAACGTCATCATCCGCATGGGCGCGGATAAGATCGGCGCGCGGCTGCCGCAAATTTTGCGCGAGCTAAAGCGCGAGGGTAGGGCGATCCTATACAGCATCGATCCGATGCACGGCAACACCGTCAAGACCGCCAACGGCTACAAAACGCGCGAGTTTTCTAAAATTTTAAGTGAAGTTCAGAGCTTTTTTGAGATCCACGCTGCGGAGGGCACGCACGCGGGCGGCATCCATCTTGAGATGACCGGTCAAAACGTCACCGAGTGCACGGGCGGCTCGTTTAACGTGACGCAAGAGACGCTAAAACAGCGCTACGAAACACAGTGCGATCCGCGCCTAAACGCAGATCAGGCGCTAGAGCTTGCGTTTTTGCTCGCCGATAATTTGAAAAAGGCGGATTAG
- a CDS encoding phage Gp37/Gp68 family protein: MKPTKIEWAEAVWNPTIGCNKVSSGCNNCYAEMMARRLQAMGNMDYQDGFKFKMLKERLDEPKKNKKPTLYFVNSMSDLFHEKMEITFLDSIMETIAQTPYHQYQILTKRPHRMREYFINKNIPENAWLGTTVESYQVKNRIDFIRDLNATIKWLSCEPLLNDLGKLNLGGIDWVIVGGESGINARAMKEEWAINIRNQCFERGVAFFFKQWGTWGSDGIRRNKRTNGSLLDGKFYKYYPETKTTPFFC, translated from the coding sequence ATGAAACCGACTAAAATAGAATGGGCCGAAGCCGTGTGGAATCCAACCATTGGATGCAATAAGGTAAGCAGTGGATGCAATAATTGCTATGCGGAAATGATGGCTCGAAGACTTCAGGCTATGGGAAATATGGACTATCAAGACGGTTTTAAATTTAAGATGCTAAAAGAAAGATTGGATGAGCCCAAAAAAAATAAAAAACCAACGCTTTACTTCGTCAATTCTATGAGCGATCTATTTCATGAAAAGATGGAAATTACTTTTTTAGATTCAATAATGGAAACAATAGCTCAAACACCGTATCATCAATATCAAATTTTAACCAAACGACCCCATAGAATGAGAGAATATTTTATAAATAAAAATATTCCTGAAAATGCTTGGCTTGGAACCACGGTAGAATCATATCAAGTTAAAAACAGAATAGATTTCATAAGAGACTTAAATGCTACTATAAAATGGCTATCTTGCGAACCGCTATTAAATGATCTTGGTAAATTAAATTTAGGTGGTATAGATTGGGTAATAGTAGGGGGCGAAAGCGGTATTAACGCTAGAGCAATGAAAGAAGAGTGGGCTATTAATATAAGAAACCAATGCTTTGAACGCGGCGTAGCTTTCTTCTTTAAACAATGGGGTACGTGGGGTAGTGACGGAATTAGAAGAAACAAAAGAACAAACGGCTCTTTATTGGACGGTAAATTTTATAAATATTATCCCGAAACAAAAACAACTCCTTTTTTTTGTTAA
- a CDS encoding peptidylprolyl isomerase: MESLKIYDIDAAALARDKYAVIKTEKGDMKLELFADEAPQAVTNFASLARSGFYKGLNFHRVIPNFVIQGGCPRGTGTGGPGWRIKCECDRQKHKHVRGALSMAHAGRDTGGSQFFVCHSAQPHLDGVHTVFGRVVDQPSLAVLDAIRQGDKIIDVEIKESLQS; the protein is encoded by the coding sequence ATGGAAAGCTTAAAAATTTACGACATCGACGCGGCGGCTTTGGCGCGCGATAAATACGCAGTTATCAAAACCGAAAAGGGCGATATGAAGCTGGAGCTTTTCGCAGATGAAGCCCCGCAGGCAGTTACGAATTTCGCTAGCCTCGCGCGCAGCGGGTTTTACAAGGGGTTAAATTTTCACCGCGTAATTCCAAATTTCGTAATCCAAGGCGGCTGCCCGCGCGGCACCGGCACGGGAGGTCCGGGCTGGCGCATAAAGTGCGAATGCGACCGCCAAAAGCATAAGCACGTGCGCGGCGCGCTATCGATGGCGCACGCGGGACGCGATACTGGGGGGAGTCAGTTTTTCGTCTGCCACAGCGCGCAGCCGCACCTAGACGGCGTGCACACGGTATTCGGTCGTGTCGTGGATCAGCCTAGCCTAGCGGTTTTGGACGCGATCAGGCAGGGCGATAAGATCATTGACGTCGAGATTAAAGAGAGCCTGCAATCGTGA